From the genome of Nicotiana sylvestris chromosome 2, ASM39365v2, whole genome shotgun sequence, one region includes:
- the LOC138885860 gene encoding uncharacterized protein, whose protein sequence is MVSTDLPTEPVDADSFTTTHVVTPVFNGAGAIDSSHPYYLHPSDYPWMNLVSSVFDGKSYGGWRRAVVIALSAKIKLGFIDGTLVVPSSDSGLQKAWARCNDMVLSWLLNSLSKEIAESVLYSQSAKDLWGDLEDRFGQTNGAKLFQQQKELSAVIQGNTSVSTYFTKMKSLWDELDALNTFSACVCEYDCGAKSKSLKAHQDERLLQFLMGLNECFIGVRSNILLSSTLPSIGQAYSLVIQDEKQREIHATPIYQGESGSFVAANYAGRGKKIHGFPEDFKFTKQKKFQPISQANNAFNLTEAVEQGINCAPDVKTLTQENVTQLLQLLQQVNMNQNQQNADTSDVFANFNCSGISKYFNSYAYYIQVDSHSWIIDSGASEHMTFNKAFLPNFKALSRHVIVNLPNSCRFKVTHYGSVTLFPNVVLQKGPLLKSPLEIGTSLSQGSMVQLFLRIFLSVVVL, encoded by the exons ATGGTATCCACTGATCTACCCACTGAACCTGTAGATGCAGATTCTTTCACAACCACTCATGTTGTAACTCCAGTCTTCAATGGAGCTGGAGCAATTGACTCATCTCACCCCTACTATCTTCATCCCTCGGATTACCCATGGATGAACCTTGTTTCCTCAGTTTTCGATGGCAAGAGCTATGGAGGGTGGAGAAGAGCAGTCGTCATTGCTCTTTCTGCCAAAATCAAGCTGGGGTTCATTGATGGAACCTTAGTTGTCCCAAGTTCTGATTCTGGTCTCCAAAAGGCTTGGGCTCGCTGCAATGACATGGTATTGTCATGGTTACTCAACTCCCTGTCAAAAGAAATTGCAGAAAGTGTGTTATACTCACAAAGTGCTAAAGATCTATGGGGAGATCTAGAAGACAGGTTTGGACAGACAAATGGTGCAAAGCTCTTCCAGCAACAGAAGGAGTTGAGTGCAGTAATTCAAGGTAACACTAGTGTTTCAACCTATTTCACTAAGATGAAgagtttatgggatgagttagaTGCTTTGAACACCTTTTCTGCTTGTGTTTGTGAGTATGATTGTGGAGCTAAGTCTAAGAGCTTGAAAGCACATCAAGATGAAAGATTATTGCAATTCCTAATGGGTTTAAATGAGTGCTTCATAGGAGTTAGAAGCAACATTCTGTTGTCTTCTACTCTACCCTCTATTGGACAGGCTTACTCACTAGTCATACAAGATGAAAAGCAAAGGGAAATACATGCTACACCTATTTATCAAGGTGAATCAGGATCTTTTGTGGCAGCTAACTATGCCGGAAGAGGAAAGAAG ATACATGGTTTCCCAGAGGATTTCAAATTCACAAAACAGAAGAAATTCCAACCCATATCACAAGCTAACAATGCTTTCAATCTAACTGAAGCAGTGGAACAAGGAATTAACTGTGCACCTGATGTGAAGACTCTCACTCAAGAGAATGTGACACaattgcttcagttgctccaacAGGTGAACATGAACCAGAATCAGCAAAATGCAGACACCTCTGATGTTTTTGCAAACTTCAATTGTTCTGGTATATCTAAGTACTTCAACTCTTATGCCTATTACATACAAGTAGATAGTCATTCATGGATAATAGACAGTGGAGCAAGTGAGCATATGACCTTTAACAAAGCTTTTCTTCCAAATTTCAAAGCCTTAAGCAGGCATGTCATAGTTAATCTACCTAACTCTTGTAGATTTAAGGTCACTCATTATGGTTCTGTTACTCTCTTTCCTAATGTAGTCTTGCAGAAG GGCC